One region of Oryza sativa Japonica Group chromosome 5, ASM3414082v1 genomic DNA includes:
- the LOC4339495 gene encoding PH, RCC1 and FYVE domains-containing protein 1: MTPDDNALITLKKGSKLIKYSRKGKPKIREFRLSSDENTLVWYSHNKEKCLRLSSVSKVIPGQRTAVFRRFLRPEKDYLSFSLIYKNGQRSLDLVCKDQAEVEVWFSTLESLITSCRLNFLNDGQTDRVSFSEDVTIYQDSTSYDTTLDIASSITRSFNSAGYSTPNSLNSIRADVGSDRVNMLRASTGDNSRVSISSAPSSSSQSSGLDDIESLGDVYVWGEVWTEVLPSEGSSNYLCSKTDFLIPKPLESDVVLDVQQIACGSRHIGLTTRQGEVFTWGEELGGRLGHGTDTDICRPKLVESLAVSNVEYIACGEFHTCVVTASGDLYDWGDGSYNAGLLGHGTGVSHWLPKRVSGPLEGLQVLSVACGSWHSALTMSSGKLFTFGDGTFGSLGHGDRESVAYPKEVEALSGFRAMKVACGVWHSAAIVEISGQASTNAMSRKLFTWGDGDKNRLGHGDKEAKLVPTCVQALVDHNFHQVACGHSMTVALATSGHVFTMGSSNNGQLGNPKADGKQPCMVQDKLGNELVEEISCGSNHVAALTSRSEVYTWGMGANGRLGHGSVEDKKKPTLVDALKDRHVKSISCGSNFTTCICIHKWVSGADQSVCSGCRQPFGFTRKRHNCYNCGLVHCHACSSRKVLKAALAPTPGKPHRVCDSCFMKLKAADTGVISSYNKRNVITRRSIDIKDKLERPEIRPSRLATTSPAEPVKYQETKNVRNETKPADPMSMMKASQVPAMLQFKDMAFAGTFGTVPTTVKSMTMGGQMQMGMPMFSPSPPSKKPSPPPATASPLIGKVDNDGLKKTNELLNQDISKLQSQVNKLKQKCETQDEQLQKAERKAKQAASMASEESARRNTVLDFVKHLDSELKVIADRVPGDVADNLKTLQSQSERFLAGQSSNLVEITGLTGHDIGHHRSSSTGSLPVSQDGSSGNASGSSIAMASDSPCHRIMENNLKAPGDFAPKYGTHGEVQLIEQFEPGVYVTLIQLRDGTKVFKRVRFSKRRFAEQQAEEWWRENQERVFKKYNHPTN; this comes from the exons ATGACACCAGATGATAAT GCCCTTATTACTTTAAAGAAAGGCAGCAAGCTTATCAAGTATAGCCGGAAGGGAAAACCCAAGATTCGTGAGTTCAGACTTTCTAGT GACGAAAATACATTAGTTTGGTACTCCCACAACAAGGAAAAGTGCCTCAGACTGTCTTCTGTGTCTAAAGTTATACCTGGACAGAGAACT GCTGTTTTTAGGAGGTTTTTACGCCCTGAGAAGGATTACCTATCATTTTCCCTTATATACAAGAACGGCCAACGTTCCCTTGATCTG GTTTGCAAGGATCAAGCTGAAGTAGAAGTGTGGTTTTCGACACTTGAGTCACTGATTACTTCATGCCGTCTAAATTTTCTGAATGATGGTCAAACTGATAGAGTATCATTTTCTGAA GACGTAACAATCTATCAAGATAGCACTTCCTATGATACAACGCTAGATATCGCCTCAAGTATTACACGTAGTTTTAACTCAGCTGGTTATAGCACACCGAATTCATTGAATTCTATTAGAGCAGATGTTGGATCAGACCGCGTAAATATGCTAAGAGCAAGTACAGGAGACAATAGCCGAGTTAGTATTTCCAGTGCCCCTAGTTCTTCCAGTCAAAGTTCTGGACTAGATGACATCGAATCCCTCGGCGATGTTTATGTATGGGGTGAGGTGTGGACTGAGGTGCTACCCTCTGAAGGATCCTCCAACTATTTGTGCAGCAAAACagattttttaattccaaaaccTCTAGAATCAGATGTTGTTTTGGATGTTCAGCAAATAGCATGTGGCTCTAGGCACATTGGCCTTACTACTCGGCAAGGAGAAGTATTCACTTGGGGTGAAGAACTTGGTGGACGGCTAGGCCATGGTACTGATACTGATATCTGTCGTCCCAAACTTGTCGAATCCTTGGCAGTGTCCAATGTGGAATACATTGCGTGTGGGGAGTTTCATACTTGTGTTGTAACTGCATCTGGTGATCTGTATGATTGGGGTGATGGATCATACAATGCTGGATTACTTGGGCACGGAACTGGAGTTAGCCATTGGCTTCCGAAAAGAGTTTCAGGGCCTCTAGAAGGGCTTCAGGTACTCTCTGTTGCATGTGGCTCATGGCATTCAGCACTGACCATGTCAAGTGGAAAACTTTTCACATTTGGTGATGGCACATTTGGTTCTCTTGGTCATGGAGACCGTGAAAGCGTTGCATATCCAAAGGAGGTAGAAGCTTTGAGTGGATTCAGAGCAATGAAAGTTGCATGTGGAGTATGGCATTCTGCAGCAATTGTGGAAATCAGTGGTCAGGCAAGCACAAATGCAATGTCAAGAAAGCTGTTTACATGGGGAGATGGAGATAAGAATCGCTTGGGCCATGGCGATAAAGAAGCGAAGCTAGTTCCAACATGTGTTCAAGCACTCGTTGACCATAATTTCCATCAGGTGGCCTGTGGACATAGCATGACTGTTGCTCTTGccacatctggccatgttttcaCAATGGGTAGCTCTAACAATGGCCAGCTTGGGAATCCAAAAGCTGATGGTAAACAACCATGTATGGTGCAAGATAAGTTGGGTAATGAGTTGGTTGAAGAGATCTCATGTGGCTCTAACCATGTAGCAGCCTTGACTTCAAGAAGTGAAGTATATACATGGGGCATGGGAGCCAATGGAAGGTTGGGACATGGTAGTGTTGAAGACAAAAAGAAGCCAACTCTTGTTGACGCATTGAAAGATCGTCATGTTAAGAGCATTTCATGTGGTTCAAATTTCACTACATGCATTTGCATACATAAGTGGGTTTCAGGTGCAGATCAGTCTGTTTGCTCTGGATGCAGGCAGCCATTTGGTTTCACAAGAAAGAGGCACAATTGCTACAACTGTGGACTTGTCCATTGTCATGCATGCAGTTCTAGGAAAGTGCTCAAGGCTGCTTTGGCACCAACTCCTGGCAAGCCACACCGTGTATGTGATTCATGTTTCATGAAACTGAAAGCCGCGGATACCGGCGTTATCAGTTCATATAACAAAAGGAATGTCATCACCAGGCGATCCATTGATATCAAAGATAAGTTAGAGAGACCAGAAATAAGGCCTTCCAGACTTGCAACGACATCACCAGCAGAGCCAGTCAAGTATCAAGAAACAAAAAATGTTAGAAATGAGACAAAACCAGCCGATCCTATGTCCATGATGAAAGCATCACAAGTTCCTGCCATGTTGCAGTTCAAAGATATGGCTTTTGCAGGAACATTTGGTACAGTTCCAACTACCGTAAAATCTATGACAATGGGAGGTCAAATGCAAATGGGCATGCCAATGTTTTCACCATCGCCACCGTCAAAGAAGCCAAGTCCACCTCCAGCGACCGCAAGTCCTCTGATCGGTAAAGTGGACAATGATGGCTTGAAGAAGACTAACGAGTTGCTGAATCAAGACATTTCCAAGTTGCAATCTCAG GTTAATAAGTTGAAACAGAAATGTGAAACTCAAGATGAGCAACTACAGAAAGCAGAAAGAAAAGCTAAACAGGCTGCCTCTATGGCTTCAGAAGAATCTGCTAGGCGCAATACTGTCTTGGATTTTGTTAAGCATCTTGACAGTGAG CTCAAGGTTATTGCAGACAGGGTGCCCGGTGATGTTGCTGACAACTTAAAAACTTTGCAAAGCCAGTCGGAGAGATTTCTTGCAGGACAAAGTAGTAATCTAGTGGAGATTACTGGCCTTACTGGACATGATATCGGACACCATAGGTCAAGTAGCACGGGTAGCCTGCCAGTGTCTCAAGATGGCAGTTCTGGAAATGCTAGTGGCTCTTCCATTGCCATGGCTAGTGACTCTCCATGTCACCGTATCATGGAAAACAACTTGAAGGCTCCAGGTGACTTCGCACCAAAGTATGGTACTCATGGAGAAGTGCAGTTGATTGAGCAGTTTGAGCCAGGAGTGTATGTGACGCTTATCCAGCTGAGGGATGGCACCAAAGTATTCAAGCGTGTCAGGTTCAG
- the LOC4339496 gene encoding mitogen-activated protein kinase kinase kinase 17 → MDAAGMIIGGGGRRRLTRVRTLGRGASGAVVSLFAAGDDELLAVKSAAGPAGAAQLRREAGILASLCSPHVLPCFGFGAVAGGEYGLLLEFAPGGSLADEVARNGGRLEEDDVRAYAADVASGLAYLHGVGMVHGDVKGRNVVIGANGRAKLADFGCARRADSAGPIGGTPAFMAPEVARGEEQGPAADVWALGCTVIEMATGRAPWSGVDDVVAAVRLIGFTDAVPEPPEWLSPEANDFLDKCLRRRAGERWTAAQLLEHPFLALAGCRAVAAEETKPKWVSPKSTLDAAFWESDADDEDDDMPESWAERIMALAVPCSAVPDWESDDGWIDVMSSQSELPIAAAETPAEQTRSEVSESPVASPALETTSYASAWDERSEAVMDADVDDDDDELVHNVRTVDTFVDEQLRQDIYLDFTTSDPIVLHVDVSDERKVKLLPPIPDCLCSSPSLSFFDFIHSNLITLQTQTTNLKLQTSKNVKSRAAASALILQNDGT, encoded by the coding sequence ATGGATGCGGCGGGGAtgatcatcggcggcggcgggcggcggaggctgaCGAGGGTGAGGACGCTCGGGCGCGGGGCGTCGGGGGCCGTGGTGTCGCTGTTCGCGGCGGGGGACGACGAGCTGCTCGCCGTGAAGtcggcggcggggccggcgggggcggcgcagCTGCGGCGGGAGGCGGGCATCCTCGCCTCGCTCTGCTCGCCGCACGTGCTCCCCTGCTTCGGgttcggcgccgtcgccggcggggagTACGGGCTGCTTCTCGAGTTCGCCCCCGGTGGGTCGCTCGCCGACGAGGTTGCGAGGAATGGGGGCCGCCTCGAGGAGGACGATGTCCGGGCTTACGCGGCGGATGTCGCGAGCGGGCTCGCGTACCTCCATGGGGTGGGCATGGTGCATGGGGATGTGAAGGGGAGGAACGTGGTGATCGGCGCCAACGGGCGCGCCAAGCTCGCGGACTTCGGGTGCGCGAGGCGCGCCGACTCGGCTGGGCCGATCGGCGGCACGCCGGCGTTCATGGCGCCGGAGgtggcgcgcggggaggagcagGGGCCGGCGGCCGACGTCTGGGCGCTGGGCTGCACCGTCATCGAGATGGCCACCGGCCGCGCCCCCTGGAGCGGCGTGGACGACGTGGTCGCCGCCGTGCGCCTGATCGGGTTCACCGACGCCGTGCCGGAGCCCCCCGAGTGGCTGTCGCCGGAGGCGAACGACTTCCTGGACAAGTGCCTcaggcgccgcgccggcgagcggtGGACAGCCGCGCAGCTGCTGGAGCATCCGTTCTTGGCGCTCGCCGGATgccgcgccgtggccgccgagGAGACGAAGCCCAAGTGGGTCTCTCCCAAGAGCACGCTGGATGCCGCATTTTGGGAGtcggacgccgacgacgaggacgacgacatGCCGGAGAGCTGGGCCGAGAGGATCATGGCGCTGGCCGTCCCCTGCTCTGCCGTGCCGGATTGGGAATCAGACGATGGCTGGATCGACGTCATGAGCAGCCAATCCGAACTTCCCATCGCGGCGGCTGAAACGCCGGCCGAGCAGACGCGCAGCGAAGTTTCTGAATCGCCGGTGGCTTCGCCGGCTTTGGAGACGACGAGCTACGCGAGTGCTTGGGATGAAAGATCGGAAGCTGTAATGGATGCTGACGtggacgatgacgatgatgagcTCGTGCACAATGTACGAACTGTTGATACCTTTGTGGATGAACAGCTCCGCCAAgatatttatttagattttactaCTAGTGACCCAATTGTACTTCATGTTGATGTTTCTGATGAAAGAAAAGTAAAATTATTGCCTCCAATTCCTGACTGCCTCtgttcctccccttctctttcttttttcgaTTTTATTCACTCAAATCTGATAACACTACAAACTCAAACTACAAATCTGAAACTTCAAACCTCCAAAAATGTGAAATCGAGGGCAGCGGCATCAGCATTAATTCTTCAGAACGATGGAACGTAG